The proteins below are encoded in one region of Elgaria multicarinata webbii isolate HBS135686 ecotype San Diego chromosome 8, rElgMul1.1.pri, whole genome shotgun sequence:
- the WDR33 gene encoding pre-mRNA 3' end processing protein WDR33 isoform X3, giving the protein MATEIGSPPRFFHMPRFQHQAPRQLFYKRPDVAQQQAMQQLTFDGKRMRKAVNRKTIDYNPSVIKYLENRVWQRDQQDMRAIQPDGGYYNDLVPPIGMLNNPMNAVTTKFVRTSTNKVKCPVFVVRWTPEGRRLVTGASSGEFTLWNGLTFNFETILQAHDSPVRAMTWSHNDMWMLTADHGGYVKYWQSNMNNVKMFQAHKEAIREASFSPTDNKFATCSDDGTVRIWDFLRCHEERILRGTCTKKY; this is encoded by the exons atggccacagaaattggCTCACCGCCGCGGTTTTTCCATATGCCAAGGTTTCAGCACCAGGCTCCTCGGCAACTGTTCTATAAGAGACCCGATGTTGCTCAGCAGCAAGCAATGCAACAGCTCACTTTTGATGGAAAACGTATGAGAAAAGCTGTGAACCGAAAAACTATAGACTATAATCCTTCTGTAATCAAATATTTGGAG AATAGAGTATGGCAAAGAGACCAACAGGATATGCGGGCAATTCAGCCTGATGGAGGATATTATAATGAT CTGGTCCCACCAATAGGGATGTTGAACAATCCTATGAATGCTGTTACAACAAAATTTGTTAGGACATCTACCAATAAAGTAAAATGTCCAGTTTTCGTTGTTAGG TGGACTCCTGAAGGGAGACGCTTAGTTACTGGGGCTTCTAGCGGAGAATTCACCTTATGGAATGGGCTTACTTTCAACTTTGAAACAATATTACAG GCTCATGACAGTCCAGTAAGGGCTATGACTTGGTCACACAATGACATGTGGATGTTGACAGCAGACCATGGGGGATATGTGAAGTACTGGCAATCCAACATGAACAACGTCAAGATGTTCCAGGCACATAAGGAGGCGATTAGAGAGGCCAG TTTCTCACCCACGGATAATAAATTTGCTACATGCTCTGATGACGGCACTGTTAGAATCTGGGACTTTCTACGTTGCCATGAGGAGAGAATTCTTCGAGGTACGTGTACAAAAAAGTACTGA